One stretch of Niallia sp. XMNu-256 DNA includes these proteins:
- a CDS encoding ABC transporter ATP-binding protein, with the protein MGKRTEFTKQEQRTILLRLLSYTTPHYKKIILAFILLTLATLGEIVGPLMIGYFIDQYLAPRHLPLQPLLVLGGGYLAIQVARSFITYFQQYKFQEIALKIIQKIRVDVFTKVQGLGLRYFDKTPAGSTVSRVTNDTEAIKELFVTVLASFIQSGFMLIGIFIAMFILNVKLAAFCLIILPLVFLIIKLYRKYSSRYYAEMRERLGELNAKLNESLQGMAMIQMFRQQKRLEREFSEINEKHFLAGRRNIKLDSLLLRPAVELVYIGSLIMALSYFGITSLNSPVEIGVVYAFTTYLHRFFRPVNDVMRQLSLYQQAIIAAGRVFHLLDESEMAPKQKNTVGTKIKDGEIEFRDVSFSYDGKKDVLNQISFTAKPGETVALVGHTGSGKSSIINLLMRFYEFERGDIFIDGISIKEYSREELRVKMGLVLQDPFLFYGTVKDNIRLHNDSMTGEKVKEAAEFVQAHRFIEKLANGYEHRVVERGSAFSSGQRQLIAFARTIATNPKILVLDEATANIDTETEEEIQAALAKMRKGRTTIAIAHRLSTIQDADLILVLHQGNIVERGTHQELLAQKGLYYQMFQLQNGLVVS; encoded by the coding sequence ATGGGAAAACGAACTGAATTTACGAAACAGGAGCAGCGTACGATCCTTCTTCGACTGCTTTCCTATACGACCCCTCATTATAAAAAAATTATCCTTGCCTTTATCCTGCTTACGCTGGCTACATTGGGAGAAATTGTCGGACCGCTAATGATTGGATATTTTATTGATCAATATTTAGCACCGAGACATCTTCCACTTCAGCCATTGCTCGTTTTAGGAGGAGGCTACCTTGCGATTCAAGTGGCAAGGTCGTTTATTACGTATTTTCAACAATATAAATTTCAGGAGATCGCTTTAAAAATCATTCAAAAAATCCGTGTGGATGTTTTTACAAAGGTACAAGGGTTAGGTTTAAGATATTTTGATAAAACTCCAGCTGGCAGTACGGTTTCTAGAGTTACGAATGATACAGAGGCAATAAAGGAACTGTTTGTAACGGTTCTCGCTAGCTTTATCCAAAGTGGATTTATGCTTATCGGTATTTTTATTGCGATGTTCATTTTAAATGTTAAATTGGCAGCATTTTGTTTAATCATTCTTCCGCTTGTCTTTTTGATCATAAAGCTATATCGGAAATACAGTTCACGTTATTATGCGGAAATGCGTGAACGATTAGGTGAGCTGAATGCAAAACTGAATGAATCATTGCAGGGAATGGCCATGATCCAAATGTTCAGACAGCAGAAAAGACTAGAAAGAGAGTTTTCTGAAATCAACGAAAAGCATTTTCTTGCCGGTCGCAGAAATATTAAACTAGACAGCTTGCTCTTAAGACCTGCAGTCGAGCTCGTGTATATTGGTTCTTTAATTATGGCACTAAGCTATTTCGGGATTACCTCTTTGAATAGTCCTGTCGAAATTGGTGTGGTATATGCCTTTACAACGTATTTGCATCGTTTCTTTAGGCCAGTGAATGACGTGATGAGGCAGCTATCGTTGTATCAACAAGCCATTATTGCTGCTGGCAGGGTATTTCATCTGCTTGATGAATCAGAAATGGCACCGAAACAAAAGAATACGGTTGGAACAAAAATCAAAGACGGGGAAATTGAGTTTCGTGATGTCAGTTTCTCCTATGATGGGAAAAAGGATGTGCTCAATCAGATTTCCTTCACTGCAAAACCCGGTGAGACGGTCGCTTTGGTCGGTCATACGGGTAGCGGCAAAAGTTCAATCATTAATTTGCTAATGAGATTTTATGAATTTGAGCGAGGGGATATCTTCATCGATGGGATTTCAATTAAGGAATATTCACGTGAGGAGTTACGGGTAAAAATGGGACTTGTCCTTCAAGACCCTTTCCTATTTTATGGGACGGTAAAGGATAATATTCGTTTGCATAACGATTCAATGACAGGTGAAAAAGTAAAAGAGGCAGCGGAGTTTGTTCAGGCACATCGCTTTATCGAAAAGTTAGCGAATGGTTATGAGCATCGAGTCGTTGAGCGTGGCTCTGCTTTCTCTAGCGGACAGCGGCAGCTTATTGCATTCGCCAGAACCATTGCTACGAATCCAAAGATTCTCGTTCTCGATGAGGCGACGGCTAATATTGATACGGAAACAGAAGAAGAAATTCAAGCTGCTCTAGCAAAAATGCGTAAAGGAAGAACGACGATTGCCATCGCGCACAGGTTATCAACGATTCAAGATGCTGATTTAATTCTCGTCTTGCACCAAGGAAATATTGTTGAAAGAGGAACACACCAAGAACTATTAGCACAAAAAGGACTCTATTATCAGATGTTCCAGTTGCAAAATGGACTTGTCGTGTCGTAA